From Psychroflexus torquis ATCC 700755, the proteins below share one genomic window:
- a CDS encoding DUF6922 domain-containing protein, which produces MFWDVKMEDLSINRDKDFIIQRVLSRHMNKIENLENLENLEKLYSKNSIKLYAKNSSEIFGNENIEFVASRYGLNPRGFKKYLPNIKHA; this is translated from the coding sequence ATATTTTGGGATGTGAAAATGGAAGATTTATCTATTAATAGAGATAAAGATTTTATTATACAAAGAGTATTGTCAAGACATATGAATAAAATTGAAAATTTAGAAAATTTAGAAAATTTAGAAAAACTATATTCAAAAAATAGTATTAAATTATATGCCAAAAATAGTTCTGAAATTTTCGGTAATGAAAATATTGAATTTGTAGCAAGTCGCTATGGACTAAACCCTAGAGGTTTTAAAAAATATCTCCCCAATATAAAACATGCTTAA
- a CDS encoding nucleotidyl transferase AbiEii/AbiGii toxin family protein gives MLKQGVSDELFNVILKLMNEPLLEDFLLGGGTNLSIKYNHRLSTDIDLFSTTIIGTKKLSLICNYIENEFGNNNVLISKQNFASEQFAWLQISLIKEEIKIDIIQNLKLLYGFELKDGIRLINDLDIGALKLLAASDRGNQKNFYDLYLLTEKTELEIYYDTLQRRIIEFSKEQDKTIFDIQVGKPINRLEKSLIF, from the coding sequence ATGCTTAAACAAGGTGTTTCAGATGAATTATTTAATGTAATTCTGAAACTAATGAATGAACCTTTACTCGAGGATTTCCTCTTGGGTGGAGGAACCAATCTCTCAATTAAATATAATCATAGATTATCAACGGATATAGATTTGTTTTCTACTACAATTATTGGGACTAAAAAACTAAGTTTGATATGTAATTATATTGAAAATGAATTTGGCAATAATAACGTTTTAATAAGCAAGCAAAATTTTGCTTCAGAACAATTCGCTTGGCTTCAAATAAGCTTAATTAAGGAAGAGATTAAAATTGACATTATTCAAAATCTAAAATTGTTATATGGATTTGAATTAAAGGATGGTATTCGATTAATAAATGATCTAGATATTGGTGCTTTAAAGTTATTAGCAGCATCAGATAGAGGAAATCAAAAGAATTTCTACGACCTTTATCTTTTGACCGAAAAAACTGAATTAGAAATATATTATGATACTCTTCAAAGAAGAATAATTGAGTTTTCAAAAGAGCAGGACAAAACAATTTTTGACATTCAAGTGGGAAAGCCAATTAATAGATTAGAAAAGAGTCTAATTTTTTAA
- a CDS encoding DUF2235 domain-containing protein codes for MKRIIICSDGTWNGPEKLNKKQYPTNVIKFARGIAPKDENDVKQVVFYDWGIGSYHDSALGGAFGKGLEKNVMDGYRFIMHNYEPGDELFLFGFSRGAYTVRSLCGLINNCHILKGEYSDKVEEAFALYKNSKHAPNGDHSNEWKSNYSIPSSGDVKFIGVWDTVGAMGLPFSLFGLIKDKHLFYDKKLGSNIKMARHALSLDEKRKDFEPTIWEPREGTDLKQVWFAGCHADIGGSYAPDKDKTFLSDIPMMWLLKEANVFGLQFESFLKVTDLNHNSKKHNEYKRTFKLLGRYDREIPEYRKVPTEVHSSVKNRYDDITYKSIPIENYLKLNGGEWPPIVE; via the coding sequence ATGAAAAGAATAATTATTTGTTCTGATGGTACTTGGAACGGTCCTGAAAAACTGAACAAAAAACAATATCCAACAAACGTCATAAAATTTGCAAGAGGTATTGCACCAAAAGATGAAAATGATGTAAAACAAGTCGTTTTTTATGATTGGGGTATTGGTTCTTATCATGATTCTGCGCTTGGAGGAGCATTTGGAAAAGGTTTAGAAAAAAATGTAATGGATGGTTATCGTTTCATTATGCATAATTATGAGCCTGGTGATGAACTATTTTTATTTGGTTTTAGTAGAGGTGCTTATACGGTGAGGAGTTTATGTGGACTTATAAACAACTGCCATATACTAAAGGGAGAATACTCAGATAAGGTAGAGGAGGCCTTTGCATTATACAAGAATTCAAAACACGCTCCAAACGGAGATCATTCTAACGAGTGGAAAAGTAATTATTCCATTCCAAGCAGTGGTGATGTTAAGTTTATTGGTGTCTGGGATACTGTTGGGGCAATGGGATTACCATTTTCTTTATTTGGTCTAATCAAAGACAAACATCTTTTTTATGATAAAAAACTGGGAAGTAATATTAAGATGGCAAGGCACGCGCTGTCATTAGATGAAAAAAGAAAAGATTTTGAACCTACTATTTGGGAACCAAGAGAAGGAACCGACTTAAAGCAAGTTTGGTTTGCAGGTTGTCACGCGGATATTGGAGGAAGCTATGCTCCTGATAAGGATAAAACTTTTTTATCAGACATCCCTATGATGTGGTTGCTAAAAGAAGCCAATGTATTTGGATTGCAATTTGAATCTTTTTTAAAAGTCACGGATTTGAACCATAATTCTAAAAAACATAATGAATACAAAAGAACATTTAAGCTTTTGGGAAGATATGATAGAGAAATACCCGAATATAGAAAAGTACCAACGGAAGTTCACAGTAGTGTAAAGAATAGATATGATGATATTACTTATAAAAGTATCCCCATAGAAAACTATCTAAAATTGAATGGTGGAGAATGGCCTCCAATTGTTGAATAA
- a CDS encoding IS4 family transposase, with product MKKTNAFTKNSELTSVLNTHLQGKINLARLKLISHFVIALCKVQTVTFEKLANAFNSQSDSGSSLRRIQRFIASYSLDSDLIALLVFNLLPSRDKLILSIDRTNWKFGQTNINIFMLGVVYKGVAFPLLFTMLDKRGNSNSQERIDLLNRFIRLFGKHVIESVVADREFVGKDWLAFLNRNEIRYYIRIRNNFKVFLPHKNKEIKASHLFNRFKTNEFVYYHKIVRVNGELCYLSGCKLNPKNLKQEFLIIVSFNKPENAQQDYQKRWQIEMCFKAMKSSGFDIEKTHLQDIQRIEKLILLVMIAFVWCYKIGIYLHQINPIKIKKHGRKAKSIFKYGLTFLANVLLNSENQEDTDIFRFLSCT from the coding sequence ATGAAGAAAACCAATGCATTCACTAAAAATAGTGAATTAACTTCAGTCCTGAACACTCATTTACAAGGAAAAATTAATTTAGCAAGACTCAAACTCATTTCACACTTTGTCATTGCTTTGTGTAAAGTGCAAACAGTTACTTTTGAAAAGCTTGCGAATGCTTTTAACAGCCAATCAGATTCAGGGTCGTCCTTGAGACGCATACAGCGCTTTATAGCAAGCTATAGTTTGGATTCTGATCTCATTGCGCTCCTTGTTTTTAATCTACTTCCCTCTCGAGATAAACTTATTTTAAGTATTGATAGAACGAACTGGAAGTTTGGACAAACGAACATTAATATTTTCATGCTTGGTGTTGTTTATAAAGGTGTTGCCTTTCCGTTATTGTTTACGATGCTTGATAAAAGAGGGAATTCTAATAGTCAGGAACGGATTGATTTACTCAATAGATTTATACGTCTTTTTGGTAAGCACGTTATTGAATCTGTTGTTGCAGATAGAGAATTTGTAGGTAAAGACTGGTTAGCATTTTTAAACAGAAATGAGATTAGATATTACATTCGTATCCGCAATAATTTCAAGGTGTTTCTACCGCACAAAAACAAAGAAATTAAAGCATCTCACTTGTTTAATAGATTTAAAACCAATGAGTTTGTGTATTATCATAAGATTGTACGAGTAAATGGAGAACTTTGCTATTTGTCAGGCTGTAAACTCAATCCAAAGAACTTAAAACAAGAATTTTTAATCATCGTATCCTTTAATAAACCTGAAAATGCACAACAAGATTATCAAAAACGATGGCAAATTGAGATGTGTTTTAAAGCAATGAAGTCTAGTGGATTTGATATTGAAAAAACACATTTACAAGATATTCAAAGAATAGAAAAATTAATATTACTTGTTATGATAGCCTTTGTGTGGTGTTATAAAATTGGCATATATCTGCATCAAATAAATCCAATTAAAATTAAGAAACATGGTAGAAAGGCTAAAAGTATTTTTAAATATGGACTAACTTTTTTAGCGAATGTTCTACTAAACTCTGAAAATCAAGAGGATACTGATATATTTCGTTTTTTGTCATGTACTTAG
- the tnpA gene encoding IS66 family insertion sequence element accessory protein TnpA has protein sequence MSKHEEMYKLVTEYQSSGLSSKAFSKERGISPSTFSYWIRKKKEEDHPGGFVEVDTGLKSSASAMEFIYPNGVKLQMSSPDLALIARLVKLY, from the coding sequence ATGAGCAAACACGAAGAAATGTACAAATTGGTAACGGAATATCAAAGTAGTGGCCTTTCGTCAAAAGCCTTTAGCAAAGAAAGAGGGATCAGCCCTTCTACTTTTAGTTACTGGATACGCAAAAAGAAAGAGGAAGATCACCCGGGCGGTTTTGTGGAAGTAGACACTGGATTGAAATCTTCAGCCAGTGCCATGGAATTTATTTACCCCAATGGGGTCAAGCTTCAAATGAGTTCACCGGATCTGGCATTAATTGCAAGGTTAGTAAAACTTTACTAA
- the tnpB gene encoding IS66 family insertion sequence element accessory protein TnpB (TnpB, as the term is used for proteins encoded by IS66 family insertion elements, is considered an accessory protein, since TnpC, encoded by a neighboring gene, is a DDE family transposase.), with amino-acid sequence MFSLGSSHCYHFYLKPCDMRKSFHGLSGLVRNELNREPTSGDVFVFLNRNRTHLKLLHWERGGFVLYYKRLERGSFTPPAIREGQTSFSWPQLVLMIEGITVKKSVQKLRYSH; translated from the coding sequence ATGTTCTCGCTAGGTTCTTCCCATTGTTATCACTTTTACCTCAAGCCCTGTGATATGCGTAAATCCTTCCATGGCCTAAGCGGACTGGTAAGAAATGAACTGAATAGGGAGCCCACAAGTGGCGATGTGTTCGTTTTTCTTAACCGGAATCGCACCCATCTGAAGCTCCTTCATTGGGAACGGGGCGGCTTTGTTTTATACTATAAACGCCTGGAGCGGGGAAGCTTCACTCCACCTGCAATAAGGGAAGGCCAGACTAGTTTCAGCTGGCCGCAACTGGTGCTGATGATCGAGGGTATTACGGTTAAAAAAAGTGTTCAGAAACTGCGCTATTCACACTAG
- a CDS encoding IS66-like element ISPto8 family transposase, translated as MQNALENLTKDQLLSLLQKKGKDVEKAHYKILDLEFQLAQYKRIVHGQKRERFEGDKDQMSLPFEMEPEIAQRQEEEVKEKLTYERRKRKSAHKGRVPLPQHLPVEEIKIYPEGDLSDMVCIGEEITEELEYEPSKYYIKRYIRYKYAPRNKEGVVIGALPERVIEKGIPGAGLLASILVDKYEDHLPLYRQLQRFKRADIPIASSTLEGWTRQSLKILDILYQHLLEDIRSKGYLQADESPIKVIDKKKKGTTHQGYYWVYHCPIDKTVLFDYQSGRSAQAAAHVLSGFKGYLQSDGYSVYDKIGKREGVTHLNCWAHARREFDKARDNDKLKAEIALTFIQKLYKVEAKARENNLNPKERKKLRLDESLGIIDEFGKWMVNQLKDHHILPKSTIGKAMSYSLNRWDQLSAYLYDGVLEIDNNLTENAIRKLALGRKNYLFAGSHDAAQRGAIMYSFFAICKKHEVNPYQWLKYTLENIMSINHKNIKDLYPQNYKKLQNT; from the coding sequence ATGCAAAATGCCCTGGAAAACCTTACTAAAGACCAACTTTTGAGCCTACTTCAGAAGAAGGGAAAGGATGTTGAAAAGGCACACTATAAGATCTTGGATTTGGAGTTTCAACTGGCTCAGTACAAACGGATTGTTCACGGACAGAAAAGAGAACGCTTCGAGGGTGATAAGGATCAAATGAGCCTTCCCTTTGAGATGGAGCCAGAAATAGCACAAAGGCAGGAAGAAGAAGTAAAGGAAAAGCTTACCTATGAGCGCCGAAAAAGGAAATCTGCTCATAAAGGTCGAGTACCGCTTCCGCAGCATCTTCCCGTGGAAGAAATCAAGATCTACCCTGAGGGCGATTTAAGCGATATGGTCTGTATTGGAGAAGAAATCACCGAGGAATTAGAATATGAGCCTTCCAAATATTACATCAAACGCTACATCCGCTATAAATACGCTCCTCGGAATAAAGAAGGAGTTGTAATAGGAGCGCTTCCAGAGCGAGTTATTGAAAAAGGAATACCGGGAGCCGGGCTTTTAGCTTCCATTCTGGTCGATAAGTATGAAGACCATCTCCCTCTTTACCGCCAGCTTCAGCGTTTTAAAAGAGCTGATATTCCTATTGCCTCTTCCACTTTGGAAGGCTGGACCAGGCAAAGCCTTAAAATATTGGATATTCTTTATCAGCATTTGCTGGAAGATATTCGGTCAAAGGGGTATCTCCAGGCCGATGAGTCCCCCATCAAAGTCATCGATAAGAAAAAGAAAGGCACCACCCATCAGGGATACTACTGGGTGTACCATTGTCCTATAGATAAAACGGTGCTTTTTGATTATCAGTCGGGGCGCAGCGCCCAGGCTGCAGCGCATGTATTATCAGGATTTAAGGGCTACCTGCAAAGTGATGGGTATTCTGTTTATGATAAAATTGGAAAACGCGAAGGGGTTACTCACCTTAATTGCTGGGCTCATGCCCGAAGGGAATTTGATAAAGCCCGGGACAATGATAAACTAAAGGCAGAGATAGCGCTTACTTTTATCCAGAAGCTCTACAAAGTCGAGGCTAAGGCACGGGAGAATAATTTAAATCCAAAAGAGCGAAAAAAGCTTCGGCTGGACGAGTCCTTGGGGATCATTGATGAATTTGGAAAATGGATGGTAAACCAGCTAAAGGATCACCATATCCTGCCAAAAAGCACAATAGGTAAAGCTATGAGTTACAGCCTGAACCGGTGGGACCAGCTCAGTGCCTATTTATATGATGGGGTTCTCGAGATAGATAATAATCTCACTGAAAATGCTATAAGAAAATTAGCTTTGGGACGTAAGAACTATCTCTTTGCAGGCTCTCACGATGCGGCACAACGAGGGGCAATTATGTATTCCTTCTTTGCAATCTGTAAAAAACACGAGGTGAACCCTTATCAGTGGTTAAAGTACACTTTGGAAAATATTATGTCCATCAACCACAAGAATATTAAAGATTTGTATCCCCAGAATTACAAAAAACTACAGAATACATAA